The stretch of DNA cacttgacaaacttggtttttcatttgtaatagagaataatacttgcattttctcattacacgatatgatttatggcaaggcagtctccatgaacggaatttatgttttagatcagaccaccgaaatattacacgtaatgaataagaagttaaaggttggtgacaaagatcaaacgtatctatggcactgccgtatgggacacattaatgagaaacgcgttaaacagctcatacagaatggagctatctcggcttttgattttcaatcatttggcacgtgtgaatcatgtctcatcggtaagatgactcggatttccttcaaaggtgttggaatgcgcgctgctgacctattaggactcatacacacggatgtatgtggtcctatgtcaatcaccgcacgagaaggctataggtatttcatcactttcacggacgatttaagtagatatggctatgtctacttgatgaagcataaaagtgagtcctttgagaaattcaaagaataccagaatcgggtcagaaccaactgggtagaaagattaaaacactacgttcagatcgtggtggcgagtatctttcacacgagtttgatcaacaccttaaagactatgggattgccttacagttaactccacctggaacacctcagttgaatggtgtgtccgaacggagaaatcgaacactacttgatatggttcgatccatgatgagtcacacggtattacctgattcattatggggttatgctcttatgtcagctgctctaatacttaaccgaagtccgccTAAAGCCGTTGACAAggctccatatgaactatggaagggaacggtccctaacttgtcctttatacgggtttggggctgctaggcttatgtcaagtggagacacgaggataagctcggcccgcgatcggtcaagacacactttataggttatcctaaaggaacatttggtcattacttctattcgccaaccgaacaacgtgtttttgttgcggctagtgcgacattcttagagaaggaatttctcgagaatgcaaagagtgatagaaccttcgagctgtcggagattccagaaccaaataccgagcaaccattagaggaaccagttccttcaatcccggctgcggttaatattcctgaggaaccaaggaggtcgggaagagtctctattcctccggacagatacattggtatggtcgaggaacatgacatagatgacattctgctcttaccGAGTAGTgagcccgcaacctataaaggtgccatgactagttccgactcaaagctatggcttgaagccatgcaatacgagatggactccatgtatgagaacaacgtatgggatcttgttgacttacctgctaaggttcgtccccttcaatgcaaatggctttacaagataaagcattctgtggaaggtcaacaagatatctataaagcacgactagtttctaaaggtttcacccaagtgccaggtttgcactacgatgaaatttttgcacccgtagtcatgctgcgttccattcggattatcttagcgattgccgcttttcatgactatgaaattttgcagatggatgtgaaaaccgccttcttaaacggttatttggaggaagagttgtacatggtacaacccgaaggtttcatcgatccagaacatcctaagaaagtgtgcaagcttaagcgttccatttatggacttaagcaagcatctcggagttggaatcatcgcttcgaccaagtgattaaagaaaatggatttactcgatcggtcgaggaaccatgtctatatatcaagtcgagtgggagcaagattgtcttcctaatattgtatgtcgatgacatactcctgattgggaatgacattcctctcttagcTTCGGTAAAAgcatggttaaagaaccatttccagatgaaagatctgggtgaggcacagagaattctgggcatccgtatctatcgagatagatcacgtcggatgttatctctcagtcaggagtcatATATTGACaaaattctagagagattcagtatgactaactccaaaaaggggtttcttcctatggctccaggggtgcatttgagcaagtctcaggcaccagagacaccggaagagaaagagcgcatgacacggattccttatgcctcggctataggatcaatcatgtatgccatgatatgcacacgtccggacgtggcatatgcattgagtatgacaagtcgattccaacaaagatccggtgaatcacattggatggctgtcaagaacattcttaagtacctacggaggactaaagattgggcactgacttatggaggcgaacaaaagctatgcgcaaccggttacgcagatgctagcttccaaacggatcgagatgactcgaaatctcagtcgggattcgtttttactcttgatggagctgcagtcagctggaagagttccaaacaaagtgttacaacagattctacgactgagtccgattACTATGCCGCGTCCTGGCGCAAAGGAagtgatatggatgcgtcaattcttacaaggactatctgtagtgcctagttcgaatgacccgatcaccatctattgcgacaatagaggtgccatcttccaagctaaggagcctaagtctagcaacaagtctagacatgtacaacggaaagctcatctaatccgagattacgtggagcaaaagaaggtagtgatagaaaagattgatacagatgataatatagcagatcctctcactaaaccattacgacaagataagcatgaagggcatgttaattccatgggaattaaacgtgttctgagttgtagtactcttttatggattagattcactctttttgtactctatacgacatcatcgttttgatatttatatattttgtttttcatgtggatttgtacgacaaatttttgaacaccacaaagtgaatcaacaaacattatatttggttcttaattgcccacgtgagtgataactcggcaattattttgtgacgttggttgatggtgggttcaacgagccataagtcaaacggttgactgaccaatcacagaggcgagttatacggatatctcgtaggacacaattgtgacatcgacgtggagtcctaaatgttttataacattcggtgccaggtcgtggataggacctccatggtgatcctaagagtcgattcttttgactatcgactgtctcttgagattaaggcagattttgggtgactttggtttctttctcacgatcatccgtaacagggggccaagtagattttttctgggtcatttcatgctgtgcttagatcggcaagagtcgagttgaaggaaatattcagcctttatcaggtactcgatatttctcagggccactcgaggagtcagaatcgaaatgcatggccatgctcgaatacgaattcgttttatcagttaagttactctctagtcggggaaaccactctagatacagatcgattgtaaaatacgacctttgcggatccggatctgcaaattgttttacattgagtgggagaaattttaaatgaatatgagaatcggttatcgcacatacacttgtacggacaagtgggagtttgttggagtcgtgtcctccagttagtgtggataacgttattgcacatacacttgtacggacaagtgggagcttgttggggctagtgtccttacagttagtgcaatgacatataaatctctaaaaggatcaaagggtatacttttgtattattatcagttggtccacgtttatcaataacggttggattgctagataagtttgacgttattgtcatacagatggcggtgatcaactggtccctaaaagtcacacctataggatacgtttgagagatgtgacggtatgaaaatacagtcatgttgatgcctaatttgactaaacagttagtcggagttattgactattaattagtcaaacgcgatgtgagaaaattatttaatacggattaaataataatggctaaaacgaattaagcggttaattcgtaaattgaatataaacgattatatttaattgatgtatattgaattaattatacaatattgtctttgtcggacaaatATTAATATGTCGACAAATCCATGTTtatagtcgatattttaataaccgataaccgatgacgatttataataaaatcccgtcatatacgtTTTAGCGATtcaagtcggatcacgagtttaataaagacgaagtggaaagcccactccctccctaagcaAACCCACTGACCGAACCaaggaggaacaaaaggagagctcctctccttttgaccAAATGCATTTTCATTTCAcagaaaattaggtttttggaggcattttctctgaaacctagatctcacatcgaaaacctcataagaactctctcaatattgcaaggcaattagagagtacattctagcacaagggtcatagtctcagacggtcttgggtgcaacaattaggaggaaatctacattgatttctgttcatttagccgaattgcacaaggacccgaggttgattcattacctttatcgtttctcttgcattttcgtttatgactattaatcacatgttaaaattgcgttatagtcctaaaatttaagggaattttacggatatttccctacaaaaATGTCCACCAAGTCCTCCCCCATGAGCTTCTCGTACCAATAACTCCTGGACTTGATGCTTGGGTACACACAGCTGATTTCCTTTGAAAAGAAATCCATCTTGAGTTATGAACTCGCCTCGGGGTCCTGTTTTGCATATCCTAAACATTTTACCAAAGTTGGGATCAGTTTCATAGTAATCTTTCAAGGTCTCGAATCCAAGTAGGCGAACATCAAGCACGTTCAGTAAAGAGTAGCGTCGGGAAAGAGCGTCGGCCACCACATTGCTTTTGCCATCCCTATATTTCGAAGAGAAATGAAAGGATTGAAGAAAttcaacccatttggcatgtcttaAGCTCAACTTCTGCGGTCCATTAATGTATTTTTAGGATTCATGGTCCGAATGAAGAATGAAGTGATTTGGGCGAAGATAGTGGCTCCAATGGTTGAGTGCTCTCACTATGGCGTAGAACTCCTTATCATATGTGCAATAATTGAGCCGAGCTCCACTTAGCTTCCCGGAAAAATAAGCAATGGGTCGCTTTCCTTAGACCAACACGGCTCCAATTCCAACACCGCTCGCATCACACTCTACCTCGAAGGGTTGAGTAAAATTGGGAAGTGCTAGTATCGGTGCTTCACAAAGCCGTTGGATAATCGTCTCGAAAGCCTTTTGAGCAGCCTCGGTCCATACAaatgttcccttttttaaacactcgGTGATGGGACTTGTGATGGTGCTgaaatcttttatgaatcttcGATAGAACGAAGCAAGTCCTTGGAAAGACCGAACCTCTGTGACAGACTTAGGCGTAGGCCATGACTTAATGGCCTCGATCTTTTCTTGGTCCACTGAAACTCCATCTTTAGAAACCACATAGCCGAGAAATATGACACTCTCGACCAAGaatgaacatttctccttctttCCATATAGCTTTTGTCCTAGGAGAGTTTCGAACACTTTGCGAAGGTGTTTGAAGTGATCTTCTTTGCTTTGActgtaaaccaagatatcatcaaaatAAACAACCACAAATTTTCCCAAGAATGGTTTGATTACCTCGTTCATGAGCCGCATGAAAGTACTCGGAGCGTTGGTGAACCCGAATGGCATGACAGTCCATTCGTACAACCCATGTTTGGTCTTGAATGCAGTTTTCCATTCGTCACCTTCCCGCATTCGTATATGATGATAGACACTTCTCaggtcgatcttagaaaagatctcGGAGCCATGCAACTCATTAAGCATGTCATCAAGTCTTGGAATCGGGAAACGGTActtgatagttatgttgttcaCGGCTCGACTAtcgatgcacatccgccaactccCATCCTTTTTCGAGACAAGAAGAGTAGGAACGGCACATAGACTCATGCTTTCACGAACATAGCCTCGTTACATTAGCTCCTCGATTTGGCGCTGCAACTCCTTGGTCTCTGTTGGGTTGCATCGATAGGCTGCTTTATTAGGTAACGAAGCTCCAGGAATGAGATCGATTTGATGTTCGATCCCGCGAATAGGCGGCAATCCCGATGGTAAATCATCAGGGAAAACGTCCTCGAATTCCTTTAAGAGTGCCGCTAGCTGGGCATCCTTGATCCCAACTTTTGGTGCCTCATCGACCACCATAAGATAGACACAACCACCTTCCTTTAAGACTTCGCCAACTTCTTGCTCACTTGCAAACATGGTCATGCTTGCGGTTTTCCTTTGTGGGGTGCCCAAAGAACGGACAGCACTAGGTGCCATCGGTCTTAGTAAAAGCTTCTTACCCTTGTCGACCAATTCATATTCGTTGCTTCGGCCATGGTGTATGACATTGCGATCGAATTGCCACGGACGCCCCAAGAGTATGTGGCATGCATCCATTGGAACTACGTCACACAAGATATTGTCATCATAGGAGCCCATTGTTAACGCCACTTTGACTTGTTTGGTGACCTTCACCTTGTTCCCGTCATCAAGCCAATGTAACGCATATGGTTTGGGATGAGGTATGGTATCCAATCCCAACTAGTCCACCATCTTTGTAGAAGCAACgttggtacaactccctccatcgatGATTAGGCTACACCACTTGTCCTTCACTTGACATTTGGTGTGAAAAATCTAGTTCCTTTGTTCTGCCTCAATTGGTGTGGATTGAGTCTGCAAAGCACGAAGAACTAAAGCACAATCATAGTTAGGAGCGTCATAAGTTTTGACATCTCTATCGTTCCCCTCCTCTTCTCTTTCTTTGAAGttgaacacatcacccaatcgttcTTCTTCATCATACAACTCATCTCGAATGGCAATAGCTTCCCTTAGTGCAATGTTTCTCTTATTTGGGCACGCATTCTGAAAATGCCCAAATCCTTGGCATTTGAAACACCGTACTCTAGATAAACTTGTCTCCTTAGGAACGGGTATCTTGGGAGAGGACTCAGGGGTGGAAATCGTCTTAGGTGTAGTCTCAACCGTACGACTACTCGGACTTCCCCTTGATTGTCCTTCGCTCCTCCAGCTTCGACTACCCTCACCATGAGTTGGGGTGAGCTTGGCCTTCCCTTGAGCTTCGACCTTGAGACATAGATTACACAAGGAATCGAAGTCAGTGTAAGATTATAATTCAACTGAATTGGCTATGTTACGATTTAGTCCACGAAGGAATCGAGCCATCTTCAAGTCTTCACTTTCCTCTAATATTCCCATCAAAGTAAGATTTTCAAACTCATTTATGTAATCTGAGACACTGCTCCTCTCTTGAGTCAACTCAGCAATCTTGCGATACGTTGTGAGCCTATACGTGGCTGGGACGTATCTCTTGCGTAGCTTCCGTTTGAGAGATTCCCAAGAGGATATCTTTTCTTTTCCTGCCCGGGCACGTTTTACCTTAAAACCTTCATACCATAGGGAGGCTCCACGACTTATTCGTAGAATGGCGTACTTGCAACACTTCTCGTCATCCAGGTCCTTAAACTCAAACATCCGTTCAATTTTCCTCTCCCATTCGAGGTAATCCTCGGGATCCGTGCCTCCCACAAACTCGGGTAGTTCACTTACTTTGAATTCTTCTCGACTTTGTTCACCTCGACGTGGTGTTCCACGTGGGCTAACTTCCGAAAGATTTTGTAGTGCTTCTATAAGACTTTGAAGGAGATTAGGATTATCGGGATCCAtatcgacttttttttttttttttttaatgcacagtaccgtgaacagtgaTTTTTTTCTCTgatgaacagtaccgtgaacagtactGTTCATAAAAAAAAAGGTCCGATAAATTAGTACTGTTCATAAACTTGAAAAAGGTCCGATAAATTAGTCTTGTCAATGTTTGCCAGTTCTATTGCTAATCCTAGTAATTTTTTTGCAATTACTCTTTTTCGCTTCAAAAATTCATTAGTTTTTCTTTTATGAATGTTACTACATGTTACTTTGGTTGTGTGTTGTGTGACCAACACACGGACAGTCTGACACGACTCGACAC from Silene latifolia isolate original U9 population chromosome 10, ASM4854445v1, whole genome shotgun sequence encodes:
- the LOC141608415 gene encoding uncharacterized protein LOC141608415 → MGSYDDNILCDVVPMDACHILLGRPWQFDRNVIHHGRSNEYELVDKGKKLLLRPMAPSAVRSLGTPQRKTASMTMFASEQEVGEVLKEGGCVYLMVVDEAPKVGIKDAQLAALLKEFEDVFPDDLPSGLPPIRGIEHQIDLIPGASLPNKAAYRCNPTETKELQRQIEELM